The following proteins are co-located in the Pseudoalteromonas sp. N1230-9 genome:
- a CDS encoding DUF4234 domain-containing protein codes for MSDNTANVYEAPEANLTQNNDGSNKPILNFDRFSAWGVFFLAVITLGIYSVYWLVNRTNKANSLAKNQIAQGLIYGYVALYVVNLVLSIAGIVPELGFIVSLASFVVGIILVFSLRTSLTELINEGSAEPVKLNGILTFFFNFIYFQYKINEAIDRQQ; via the coding sequence ATGTCTGACAATACTGCAAACGTCTACGAGGCACCGGAAGCAAACCTTACACAAAATAACGATGGTAGCAACAAACCCATTTTGAACTTTGACCGCTTCTCGGCATGGGGCGTGTTCTTTTTAGCTGTTATCACATTAGGTATCTACAGTGTGTACTGGCTTGTAAATAGAACAAACAAAGCAAACTCACTGGCGAAAAACCAAATAGCTCAAGGACTAATTTATGGCTATGTGGCGCTGTATGTAGTTAACCTTGTTTTATCAATAGCAGGCATTGTACCTGAGCTCGGCTTTATTGTGTCGCTAGCTTCGTTTGTCGTAGGTATAATTTTAGTTTTCTCACTGCGTACTTCACTCACTGAATTGATTAATGAAGGTAGCGCTGAACCTGTAAAGTTAAATGGTATTTTAACGTTCTTCTTTAACTTTATTTACTTCCAATACAAGATTAATGAAGCAATTGATAGACAGCAATAA
- a CDS encoding DUF58 domain-containing protein, whose amino-acid sequence MKRIKLRPSKRLVQILSVIVLLVVVSALIELSSLFVTLLLCIPLLIACVDCYFSRFGHNVSIELSTNQNMALYRWQPIKLLLKNKAKQVLRADISIHLTNALELAEAVKSIELEANQQAELSYSMRAHKRGDADISAVELRITSAFGLWQSNWLATHRTQLKVYPDFSRVTSKQHLNGVTNKPINGLKLTKKRGDGIEFHQLREYRQGDSVRQIDWQATSKRRKLISREYQEEQNQHVIVMLDASKKMAIEAKEGSHFDHALNALLLLSHTVLKQGDWFSMQSFNQNVRWLPSVKGAQNVSRVMNHFYDLYPDQSSSDYVVAVNQLIAKRSKRSLVLLVTTLDEQSIDELLPAIKLLQKHHLVALININNRSVSEVLKEPIQKYEDATSYCAALSLLNTHKKNMAKLRKEGVIAIDCNPEQLLPHVLNTYLNVKHSGAL is encoded by the coding sequence ATGAAACGTATAAAGCTAAGACCATCAAAACGCCTAGTACAGATACTGAGTGTTATTGTCCTCTTAGTGGTGGTATCTGCTTTGATTGAGCTTAGCAGCTTATTTGTTACGCTACTGCTTTGTATTCCTTTGCTGATTGCTTGTGTTGATTGTTACTTTTCGCGATTTGGGCACAATGTATCTATAGAGCTTTCAACAAATCAAAATATGGCGTTATATCGCTGGCAGCCAATAAAGTTGCTACTAAAAAATAAAGCGAAACAGGTTCTACGTGCTGATATCAGTATTCATTTAACAAATGCTCTGGAGCTTGCTGAAGCTGTAAAAAGTATTGAACTTGAGGCAAACCAACAAGCTGAGCTTAGCTACTCTATGCGTGCCCATAAGCGAGGAGATGCAGATATTTCGGCGGTTGAATTGCGTATAACTTCTGCGTTTGGGTTATGGCAATCAAATTGGTTAGCAACACATCGTACCCAGTTAAAAGTATACCCAGACTTCAGCCGCGTCACGTCGAAGCAACACCTTAACGGCGTGACAAATAAACCAATTAATGGCCTTAAGTTAACAAAAAAACGTGGTGATGGAATTGAGTTTCATCAACTAAGAGAGTACCGCCAAGGTGACAGCGTTAGGCAGATAGATTGGCAAGCAACCAGTAAACGCCGTAAATTGATATCCCGAGAATACCAAGAAGAGCAAAACCAGCATGTCATTGTTATGCTTGATGCTTCAAAGAAAATGGCTATAGAGGCTAAAGAGGGCAGTCACTTTGACCACGCGCTAAATGCATTATTGTTACTATCACACACGGTATTAAAGCAAGGCGATTGGTTTAGTATGCAAAGCTTCAATCAAAACGTGCGTTGGTTACCTAGTGTAAAAGGGGCACAAAACGTGTCGCGGGTCATGAACCACTTTTATGATCTTTACCCAGATCAAAGTAGCAGTGATTATGTGGTTGCTGTAAATCAGCTAATTGCCAAGCGTAGTAAGCGCTCTTTAGTTTTACTCGTTACAACACTCGACGAACAAAGTATTGATGAATTACTGCCAGCGATAAAACTATTACAGAAGCATCATTTAGTTGCCTTAATCAACATAAATAACCGCTCTGTGAGTGAAGTGCTTAAAGAACCAATTCAAAAGTACGAAGATGCGACAAGTTATTGCGCAGCACTCAGTTTATTAAATACACATAAGAAAAATATGGCGAAACTGAGAAAAGAAGGAGTGATTGCGATTGATTGTAACCCTGAGCAGTTATTGCCTCATGTGCTCAATACATATTTGAATGTGAAACATTCAGGTGCTTTATAA
- a CDS encoding AAA family ATPase, translating to MSTELDTHSLSLVDAANAVKKVKENIARVLVGQDAIVEDVLTVLFAGGHVLLEGVPGLGKTLLVRALAKSLSVDFSRVQFTPDLMPSDVVGHSLYDMKSGEFNIKKGPAFTNILLADEINRAPAKTQSALLEVMQEQQITIDGDTLSIDSPFMVLATQNPLDQEGTYPLPEAELDRFMMKIELGFPSFESEVELLKLNTKMVSNESTVDELPAVLNAAQIAQIKQLCADILVDEQILNYAVDITRSSRTWQGVLHGAGLRASINIIKAAKVMALMNGRDFVTPDDVKSVSVNILRHRLILSADLELEGVSFDEVISAILASVEAPRS from the coding sequence ATGAGCACGGAACTAGATACTCACTCATTGAGCCTGGTAGATGCGGCAAACGCAGTAAAAAAAGTGAAAGAAAATATTGCGCGTGTTCTTGTTGGTCAAGATGCCATTGTAGAAGACGTATTAACAGTATTGTTTGCCGGCGGACATGTGTTACTTGAGGGTGTACCAGGGCTTGGTAAAACCTTGTTGGTACGAGCACTTGCTAAAAGCTTGAGTGTTGATTTTTCACGGGTTCAGTTTACACCCGATTTAATGCCATCGGATGTCGTTGGTCACAGTTTATATGATATGAAATCGGGTGAATTTAATATTAAAAAAGGACCTGCTTTCACCAACATATTATTGGCCGATGAAATAAACCGTGCACCTGCAAAAACTCAGTCAGCGTTACTTGAAGTGATGCAAGAACAACAAATAACCATTGATGGTGACACGCTGTCAATCGACTCGCCATTTATGGTTCTTGCCACGCAAAACCCGCTTGACCAAGAAGGCACGTATCCGCTACCTGAAGCAGAACTTGACCGTTTCATGATGAAGATTGAGCTAGGGTTTCCTTCGTTCGAATCTGAAGTGGAGTTACTAAAACTAAACACCAAGATGGTTTCGAATGAATCAACCGTTGATGAATTGCCTGCTGTATTGAATGCTGCCCAAATTGCACAAATTAAACAGCTTTGTGCAGATATATTAGTGGACGAACAGATTTTAAATTATGCGGTTGATATTACGCGTAGCTCAAGAACGTGGCAGGGAGTTTTACATGGTGCAGGGTTGCGAGCATCAATTAATATTATTAAAGCGGCAAAAGTTATGGCGCTAATGAATGGTCGTGACTTCGTAACCCCTGATGATGTTAAATCAGTGTCAGTTAACATACTTCGCCATCGTTTGATCTTATCTGCTGATCTTGAGCTTGAAGGTGTGTCATTTGATGAAGTGATTAGTGCCATTCTTGCTAGTGTTGAAGCACCACGATCATGA
- a CDS encoding DUF4350 domain-containing protein, whose protein sequence is MKLKYFMIGLLVLTVALLGSMLASVKWEKQEVEIGFQPEVAKDSFTLAQRLLASYDVQWHKDKRLASQTNPNQLTIDPNTMLVVDEAVLANSYELDQQLVQWVADGGRLVYVLNRQRDELGIDNAIFFQELGIDVTTVDDVFEFNFVLLEEGSSNTTLTIDETTQLELELSQAFKIDSCQGVQTENQAGDTVMCDLPFGAGRVIVLPSLAPFTNYKLRHLDHGSLLVWLTQGASKVTYVPYLSYPNWLSKLWHWSWQFVVSLLLTVVFAVWHISSRIGRAYAPDVDSKTSFDQHIRAIANFYTEHGHEARLFEALKKDFNAKVETRVPNFKMLSAHKQAEIIASLTQFDKEQVEILLSSELPESREQRTDYIKRYRQLRNAL, encoded by the coding sequence ATGAAACTTAAGTATTTTATGATTGGTTTACTGGTTTTAACCGTTGCTTTACTCGGGTCAATGTTGGCATCAGTAAAGTGGGAAAAACAGGAAGTAGAGATAGGTTTTCAACCAGAGGTAGCAAAAGACAGCTTCACTCTGGCTCAGCGTTTATTGGCTTCATATGATGTGCAATGGCACAAAGACAAACGTTTAGCCAGCCAAACTAACCCCAATCAATTAACAATAGACCCAAATACTATGCTGGTTGTTGATGAGGCTGTACTTGCTAACTCATATGAGCTTGATCAACAGCTAGTGCAGTGGGTCGCTGACGGTGGGCGTTTAGTGTATGTACTTAACCGACAGCGCGATGAGCTAGGGATTGATAACGCAATTTTTTTCCAAGAGTTAGGGATTGATGTTACAACCGTCGATGATGTGTTTGAATTCAATTTTGTGCTATTAGAAGAAGGCAGCTCAAATACAACACTGACAATTGATGAGACAACGCAATTAGAACTCGAACTTAGCCAAGCTTTTAAAATTGATAGTTGCCAAGGCGTGCAAACAGAAAATCAAGCGGGTGATACTGTAATGTGCGATCTGCCCTTTGGTGCAGGCCGTGTTATTGTTTTACCATCACTGGCCCCTTTTACTAATTATAAGTTACGGCATCTAGATCATGGCAGCCTATTAGTTTGGTTAACTCAAGGTGCCAGTAAAGTGACGTATGTGCCGTATTTAAGTTACCCAAATTGGTTATCTAAGTTGTGGCATTGGAGCTGGCAGTTTGTGGTTAGCTTATTACTGACAGTGGTATTTGCTGTGTGGCATATTAGTAGCCGTATTGGCCGTGCATATGCGCCAGATGTCGATAGCAAAACAAGCTTTGATCAGCATATTCGAGCTATTGCAAATTTTTACACAGAACACGGTCATGAAGCGCGTTTATTTGAAGCGTTAAAAAAAGATTTTAATGCAAAAGTAGAGACGCGAGTCCCTAATTTCAAAATGCTTAGTGCACACAAACAGGCTGAGATTATTGCCAGCCTAACTCAGTTTGATAAAGAGCAAGTCGAGATCTTGCTTTCAAGCGAACTTCCCGAGTCTCGTGAACAACGAACAGATTATATAAAACGATATAGACAATTAAGGAATGCCTTATGA
- a CDS encoding stage II sporulation protein M — protein sequence MKQTQFVKSNSQSWNEFKALCELAESESLPVYFPNMYRKVCNDLAIARSRQYSPVLIEQINRLVQYGQKRLYLSRSNQFSEIWHVARTAFPRALYENRIMLGINLLAFWGLALIAFIWVMLDPDAVYTFLGQSTVLQIEEMYNPGGSVQTAERGAAQDLMMFGVYIYNNIGIAFQMFAGGVLFCVGAAFFLLFNSFYFGAIAAHIVNIGFEGPFFSFVITHGSFELTAIIIASAAGCQIGYALLNPGHFTRGYAIKQAAQKALPLIVGAFLMLVLAAFIEAFWSPRDIANEIKYSVGSVCWAFVLYRLYKGMRYGA from the coding sequence ATGAAGCAAACGCAATTTGTAAAATCGAATAGCCAGAGCTGGAATGAATTTAAGGCGCTTTGCGAGCTTGCAGAATCAGAAAGTTTGCCGGTTTATTTTCCTAATATGTACCGTAAGGTGTGTAATGATTTAGCCATTGCCCGCAGTCGCCAATATAGCCCCGTACTTATTGAGCAAATTAATCGTTTAGTTCAGTATGGTCAAAAGCGCTTGTACTTATCTCGCAGCAATCAGTTTTCTGAGATATGGCATGTTGCCCGCACAGCATTTCCTCGGGCCCTCTATGAGAACCGTATAATGCTGGGCATTAACTTATTAGCATTTTGGGGCTTAGCACTTATCGCGTTTATTTGGGTGATGCTTGACCCTGATGCGGTATATACATTTTTGGGGCAAAGCACTGTACTGCAAATTGAAGAAATGTATAACCCCGGGGGCAGTGTACAAACAGCTGAGCGTGGCGCAGCTCAAGATCTCATGATGTTTGGTGTTTATATTTACAATAACATTGGCATTGCATTTCAAATGTTTGCTGGTGGGGTGTTGTTTTGTGTTGGCGCTGCATTTTTCTTACTATTTAACAGCTTTTACTTTGGTGCGATTGCCGCTCACATTGTTAATATTGGCTTTGAAGGGCCATTTTTCTCATTCGTTATAACCCATGGTTCATTTGAATTAACCGCGATTATTATTGCCTCTGCTGCAGGGTGTCAGATAGGTTATGCATTATTGAATCCTGGTCATTTTACCCGCGGCTATGCAATTAAACAGGCCGCACAAAAAGCATTGCCTCTTATTGTTGGTGCGTTTTTAATGCTTGTTCTTGCGGCATTTATTGAGGCCTTTTGGTCGCCACGTGATATAGCCAATGAAATTAAATATAGTGTAGGGAGTGTTTGCTGGGCGTTTGTTTTGTATAGGCTATACAAGGGGATGCGTTATGGAGCTTAA
- a CDS encoding RDD family protein → MLNHGLENREYVKLPEGVDIAITPAGVVSRSYAYIIDFLFRSLIMFVVSLVFSFLGDAGQGIILIIYFITSWGYNIFFEMKNGQTPGKKRLKIRVVQDNGLPASFSQIVVRNLLRPADMLPIGYFLGLVVMMFNSRFKRIGDWAAGTMVIYDDEVEARPELPKGNIEIPVLSLSTEEQLAVLAFAERSDELSDARRSELAAILAEPFKLEGNEAQSMLIGYARFYSGQLSNSNEQAHSETVQ, encoded by the coding sequence ATGTTAAACCACGGATTGGAAAACAGAGAATACGTTAAATTACCTGAAGGGGTTGATATTGCAATCACACCCGCAGGTGTTGTCTCCCGTAGCTATGCCTACATCATCGATTTCCTATTTCGCAGCCTTATTATGTTCGTTGTATCACTTGTATTTAGCTTTTTAGGTGATGCAGGGCAGGGCATTATTCTGATTATTTATTTTATAACATCTTGGGGATACAACATTTTTTTTGAAATGAAAAATGGTCAAACTCCTGGGAAAAAGCGTCTTAAGATCCGCGTAGTACAAGATAATGGCTTACCAGCCAGTTTTTCACAAATTGTTGTACGAAACCTATTACGTCCAGCAGATATGTTACCTATTGGCTATTTTTTAGGGCTAGTTGTCATGATGTTCAACTCTCGTTTTAAGCGTATTGGTGATTGGGCAGCAGGCACTATGGTTATTTATGATGATGAAGTAGAGGCACGCCCTGAATTACCGAAAGGCAATATTGAAATCCCAGTATTGAGCTTAAGTACGGAAGAACAATTAGCAGTGCTTGCTTTTGCAGAGCGCAGTGATGAGCTTTCTGATGCGAGGCGCAGTGAACTCGCTGCAATTTTAGCTGAACCATTTAAGTTAGAGGGCAATGAAGCGCAGAGTATGTTAATCGGTTATGCGCGTTTTTACTCAGGTCAGTTAAGTAACTCTAATGAACAGGCGCATAGTGAGACAGTGCAATGA
- the efpL gene encoding elongation factor P-like protein EfpL yields MPKASEVKKGAAIEHNGQVLVVKDIQRSVPQGRAGGSLYRMRLYDVVTGGKVDETFKDSDMLKLADLTRREAMFSYIDGEEYVFMDNEDYTPYNLNKEAISEEILFVNEETQGLHVIVIDGSPVGIDLPSSVELVVEETDPSIKGASASARSKPARLSTGLTIQVPEHISTGDRIRINTAEHKFMGRAEK; encoded by the coding sequence ATGCCTAAGGCTAGTGAAGTCAAAAAAGGTGCCGCTATTGAGCATAACGGCCAAGTTTTAGTAGTAAAAGATATTCAACGTTCAGTACCGCAAGGTCGTGCTGGTGGTAGTTTATACCGCATGCGTTTATATGATGTTGTTACTGGTGGCAAAGTAGACGAAACATTTAAAGACAGCGATATGCTTAAACTTGCTGATTTAACTCGTCGTGAAGCGATGTTCTCTTACATTGATGGTGAGGAGTATGTTTTCATGGATAATGAAGACTACACGCCTTATAACTTAAACAAAGAAGCAATCAGCGAAGAGATTTTATTTGTTAATGAAGAGACGCAAGGTCTACATGTTATAGTAATCGATGGCTCACCAGTGGGGATTGACTTGCCTTCAAGTGTAGAACTTGTTGTTGAAGAAACAGACCCTTCAATTAAGGGCGCTTCAGCAAGTGCTCGCTCAAAACCTGCACGTTTGAGTACAGGCCTCACTATTCAAGTGCCAGAGCATATTTCAACAGGCGATCGTATTCGCATTAACACCGCAGAACACAAGTTTATGGGTCGCGCTGAAAAGTAG
- a CDS encoding MmcQ/YjbR family DNA-binding protein — translation MNQHAVHEYLMKKPVVMLTQPFGQDVDVYKVNHKMFATLAEGKEGQTNEDGEPVWWLNLKCDPDEAQALRDIFPSVIPGYHMNKRLWNTVILDGTIPQGEIERMIDNSFDLVVANMPEKDRKAIELHL, via the coding sequence ATGAATCAACATGCTGTACATGAATACTTAATGAAAAAGCCAGTGGTAATGCTCACTCAGCCATTTGGTCAAGACGTCGATGTTTACAAAGTAAATCATAAAATGTTTGCGACTCTCGCAGAGGGAAAAGAAGGCCAAACAAATGAAGATGGTGAACCTGTTTGGTGGCTTAACTTAAAATGCGATCCGGACGAAGCCCAAGCATTACGTGATATTTTTCCTTCTGTAATTCCTGGTTACCATATGAATAAACGGTTGTGGAATACAGTGATTTTAGATGGCACTATCCCACAAGGAGAAATTGAACGAATGATTGATAACTCGTTTGATTTGGTGGTTGCAAATATGCCTGAAAAAGACAGAAAAGCGATTGAGCTTCACCTATAA
- a CDS encoding GNAT family N-acetyltransferase, with protein MTLTTARLTLRLLNADDWPLFYTLHNDAEVIEKCFDKPSEAQLRAKFNERLKPWQPDANSPLCLVIIETSTGKEVGVTGFTSSTVPDIQEVGYLLLPNFHGRGYATESLKAVLDFAQAEYSVKEFKAVVTEGNIGSEKVLEKCGFQLVDKQLDAYAIGGVLYTDHHFHLNCTDHRV; from the coding sequence ATGACTCTCACCACTGCGCGATTAACTTTACGGTTGTTAAATGCTGATGACTGGCCACTGTTTTACACTTTGCACAATGATGCAGAGGTTATTGAGAAATGCTTTGATAAGCCCTCAGAAGCGCAGCTACGTGCGAAGTTTAATGAACGTTTAAAGCCTTGGCAGCCAGATGCAAACTCGCCACTGTGTTTAGTTATTATTGAAACGAGTACCGGTAAAGAGGTGGGTGTGACAGGTTTTACCTCATCAACCGTTCCTGATATTCAAGAAGTTGGCTACTTATTGCTGCCTAATTTTCATGGTCGTGGCTATGCTACCGAGTCTTTAAAGGCGGTGCTTGATTTTGCTCAGGCTGAGTATTCTGTGAAGGAGTTTAAAGCTGTCGTCACTGAAGGCAACATAGGTTCAGAAAAAGTACTTGAGAAGTGTGGCTTTCAGCTAGTTGATAAGCAATTAGATGCCTATGCCATTGGTGGGGTTTTGTATACCGATCATCATTTTCATTTAAATTGCACTGATCACAGGGTGTGA
- the lepB gene encoding signal peptidase I, producing MSTSWKPKGFIAILLGVLFQPFVFLYVNKFRLFITYLVLTALCYLLDIKIQASAGEADWYQGIYLTSVFIIICPLHAFWITKHYNADKKRPWFASWWAVTLIYLTLSAALILMRIFSFEPFTLPASSMAPQLDKGSQVLVSKIGFGNYRYLGYQISRSPMSAKVGRGDVVAFQYPKNPDYTWLKRVIGVAGDRIVYRNKTVYIQKACDEGADICADFIPLEQSFVSQTESGLKVLQEVNDGKHYQILLNENHPEQVSHYFNQAGSEKAEWIIPEDHYFVMGDSRDNSSDSRFWGFVPKDNVIGKVIYTW from the coding sequence GTGTCTACTTCATGGAAGCCTAAGGGTTTTATCGCTATTCTTCTTGGCGTGTTATTTCAGCCATTTGTATTTTTGTACGTTAATAAATTCAGGTTGTTCATTACTTACCTTGTCTTAACGGCCTTATGTTACTTGCTTGACATTAAAATCCAAGCGAGTGCAGGAGAGGCTGATTGGTATCAAGGTATTTATCTCACAAGTGTGTTTATAATTATATGTCCACTCCATGCTTTTTGGATAACAAAGCACTATAACGCAGATAAGAAGCGGCCTTGGTTCGCAAGTTGGTGGGCTGTAACTTTAATTTATCTTACCCTCTCTGCTGCTCTTATTTTAATGAGAATTTTTTCATTTGAGCCTTTCACTTTACCAGCTTCATCTATGGCACCTCAGTTAGATAAAGGGAGCCAAGTTCTAGTTAGTAAAATAGGTTTTGGTAATTATCGGTACTTAGGCTATCAAATTTCAAGATCGCCCATGTCAGCTAAAGTAGGTCGAGGTGATGTTGTTGCCTTTCAGTATCCGAAAAACCCTGATTATACTTGGCTGAAACGCGTAATAGGGGTGGCTGGCGATAGAATTGTTTATCGAAATAAAACTGTTTATATCCAAAAAGCATGTGATGAGGGAGCCGACATTTGCGCTGACTTCATCCCTTTAGAGCAATCTTTCGTTTCTCAAACTGAAAGTGGACTTAAAGTTCTGCAAGAGGTAAATGATGGTAAACATTATCAAATTTTACTAAATGAGAATCACCCTGAACAGGTAAGTCATTATTTCAACCAAGCAGGCAGCGAAAAGGCGGAATGGATCATCCCTGAAGATCACTACTTTGTTATGGGTGACTCTAGAGATAATAGCTCAGATAGCCGCTTTTGGGGCTTTGTTCCTAAAGATAATGTGATAGGAAAAGTGATTTATACTTGGTAG
- the fadJ gene encoding fatty acid oxidation complex subunit alpha FadJ, translated as MTDSVFSLSVADDGVAVVTIDVPGEKMNTLRSSFAEDLKTLLKDAQAQAVKGMVFISGKSDNFIAGADIKMLDNANSREDALALSEMCQEAFFDMKKLPFPTVSAIHGAALGGGLEFALACDYRVCSDSDITKLGLPEVQLGLLPGGGGTQRLPKLVGLQKALEWMLTGKQVRAKQAKKTGLVNDCVPHSVLLDVAKEFALKGKAKVTKPKLDRLSQLLESNPFGRNIIFKKAQENVLKKTGGHYPAPLAIIKAVRASVELDQLKAYKTEAEGFATLVMSDESKALRGIFFATTEMKKEWRNDDAPAIAKAAVLGGGLMGAGIAHVSAVKAGVPVRIKDVAEKGISNAMNYSYKILDKKQKRRILSKAELQQTMNRITGTTDYSGFKHIDIVIEAVFEDLALKQGMVADVERECQDNTIFASNTSSLPIAQIAADAARPENVIGLHYFSPVEKMPLVEIIPHAGTSEETIARVVNFARKQGKTPIVVKDMAGFYVNRILAPYVNEAANLLLAGEPIEKIDQALVEFGFPVGPLALLDEVGIDIGSKIAPILEKELGERFKAPDAFNRLIDSKRLGRKTGRGFYLYDKKDKKVDESVYELLGVTPSPRLNKSEIAKRCVAQMLNEAVRCLDDGIIASPRDGDIGAIFGIGFPPFLGGPFSYMDKLGAAQVTSEMATFANYNPIFTPCDTLKVMAEKGGRFYQAESEESAVAEAAQVDPVEVTKKVVEDEQASDDVDTETTKS; from the coding sequence ATGACAGATTCAGTATTTAGTTTATCAGTGGCTGATGACGGCGTAGCCGTTGTAACCATTGATGTGCCGGGTGAGAAAATGAACACCCTGCGTAGCAGTTTTGCAGAAGATTTAAAAACCTTACTTAAAGATGCACAAGCACAGGCAGTAAAAGGCATGGTGTTTATTAGCGGTAAGAGCGATAACTTTATCGCCGGTGCTGATATTAAAATGCTTGATAATGCTAATAGCCGTGAAGACGCATTAGCGCTGAGCGAAATGTGCCAAGAAGCGTTTTTTGATATGAAAAAACTGCCTTTCCCAACAGTGAGTGCCATTCATGGTGCAGCACTGGGTGGCGGTTTAGAGTTTGCTTTAGCTTGTGATTATCGTGTTTGTTCTGACAGCGACATCACTAAACTTGGCTTGCCAGAAGTACAGTTGGGCTTATTACCAGGTGGCGGTGGTACACAGCGTTTACCTAAATTAGTGGGCCTTCAAAAAGCACTTGAATGGATGCTTACAGGTAAGCAAGTTCGTGCTAAGCAAGCGAAGAAAACAGGCTTAGTAAACGACTGTGTGCCGCACAGTGTTTTACTTGACGTTGCTAAAGAATTTGCACTAAAAGGTAAGGCGAAGGTTACTAAACCAAAACTTGATCGTTTAAGCCAATTACTTGAGTCGAACCCATTTGGCCGCAACATTATTTTCAAAAAAGCACAAGAAAATGTGCTGAAGAAAACCGGTGGTCACTACCCAGCACCTTTAGCCATTATTAAAGCAGTTCGTGCAAGTGTTGAGCTTGATCAGTTAAAAGCATATAAAACTGAAGCTGAAGGCTTTGCCACGCTAGTTATGAGCGATGAGTCAAAAGCATTGCGCGGTATTTTCTTTGCAACCACTGAAATGAAAAAAGAATGGCGCAATGATGATGCACCAGCAATCGCTAAAGCTGCGGTATTAGGCGGTGGCTTAATGGGCGCGGGTATCGCTCATGTCAGTGCAGTGAAAGCGGGTGTGCCAGTGCGCATTAAAGATGTGGCTGAAAAGGGCATCAGCAATGCGATGAACTACAGCTATAAAATTTTAGATAAAAAGCAAAAGCGCCGTATTTTGTCTAAAGCTGAGCTGCAACAAACCATGAACCGTATTACCGGCACCACCGATTACAGCGGCTTTAAACACATTGATATCGTTATTGAAGCGGTGTTTGAAGACTTAGCTCTTAAGCAAGGTATGGTAGCTGATGTTGAACGTGAGTGCCAAGACAACACTATTTTTGCAAGTAATACCTCGTCATTACCGATTGCACAAATCGCTGCGGATGCAGCGCGTCCAGAAAATGTAATTGGTCTGCATTACTTCTCACCTGTTGAGAAAATGCCACTTGTTGAGATCATTCCACACGCGGGTACGTCTGAAGAAACCATCGCCCGCGTTGTTAACTTTGCCCGTAAACAAGGTAAAACACCGATTGTGGTTAAAGACATGGCTGGTTTCTATGTAAACCGTATCTTAGCGCCTTATGTAAATGAAGCGGCTAATTTATTGCTTGCAGGTGAGCCAATTGAAAAGATTGACCAAGCCTTAGTTGAGTTTGGTTTCCCAGTTGGTCCATTAGCATTACTTGACGAAGTAGGGATTGATATTGGCTCTAAAATTGCCCCCATCCTTGAAAAAGAATTGGGCGAGCGTTTTAAAGCCCCCGATGCCTTTAACCGCTTAATTGATTCTAAGCGTTTAGGCCGTAAAACAGGTCGTGGCTTTTATCTTTATGACAAAAAAGATAAAAAAGTGGATGAGTCAGTATACGAGTTACTGGGAGTTACGCCATCACCTCGATTAAACAAGAGCGAAATTGCTAAACGCTGTGTGGCACAAATGCTGAACGAAGCGGTGCGTTGTTTAGATGATGGCATTATTGCTAGCCCACGTGACGGTGATATTGGTGCTATTTTTGGTATTGGTTTCCCTCCGTTCTTAGGCGGTCCATTTAGCTATATGGATAAACTTGGCGCAGCACAGGTTACTTCTGAAATGGCCACATTTGCTAATTACAACCCAATTTTTACTCCTTGCGATACATTAAAAGTAATGGCTGAAAAGGGGGGGCGTTTTTACCAAGCAGAAAGTGAAGAGTCGGCAGTTGCCGAAGCTGCACAAGTCGATCCAGTTGAAGTAACCAAAAAAGTGGTTGAAGACGAGCAAGCTTCAGATGACGTGGATACAGAAACAACTAAAAGCTAA